The following proteins are co-located in the Mus pahari chromosome 14, PAHARI_EIJ_v1.1, whole genome shotgun sequence genome:
- the Rnf135 gene encoding E3 ubiquitin-protein ligase RNF135, with the protein MASASSGTAVPVWLSEDDLSCIICQGLLNSPTTLPCGHNFCLRCLNGLWVSKRAGVDDCPWACPMCRKGPSTKPMLHKNPLLQDLVEKYCQAVREVEAGPEPEPAPAPRSLCRPTPPQVTVQKSTTNVIQELTEMVRKLVDDVKSLQTQRPSLGSGLDNAQGIPPTDSSSEEEHSLDSPKPVTFNVSQNKIREILQNLEEIQEKLQGCVPWRGPPREHVQEMTSSLSLLPDQRCPVPRKASHFSLWAISPTFDLGSISCNLEVSNNLRRVTVSRGLHAYHWSPKRFSISQVFCSQALSSGRKYWEVDTRNCSHWAVGVASWSMKRDGMLGRTMDSWCIEWRGPDQFSAWAKMKKTDLQSGLPEVVGVWLDLESEKLAFYAVADRERLLYECEVSSSSPLHPAFWLYGLSPGNYLEIKQLNT; encoded by the exons ATGGCGTCCGCTTCTTCTGGCACTGCAGTCCCCGTGTGGCTGAGCGAGGACGACCTGAGCTGCATTATCTGCCAGGGGCTGCTAAACAGCCCCACCACGCTGCCCTGTGGCCACAACTTCTGTCTCCGGTGCCTCAATGGCCTGTGGGTCTCGAAGCGCGCGGGCGTGGATGACTGCCCTTGGGCTTGTCCCATGTGTCGGAAGGGTCCCTCGACGAAGCCCATGCTTCACAAGAACCCACTGCTGCAAGACCTGGTGGAGAAGTACTGCCAAGCGGTGCGGGAGGTCGAGGCTGGCCCCGAGCCCGAACCCGCCCCCGCGCCGCGTTCTCTGTGTCGACCCACTCCGCCCCAG GTGACAGTACAGAAAAGCACCACAAACGTTATCCAGGAACTGACTGAAATGGTGAGAAAGCTTGTAGATGATGTCAAGAGCCTTCAAACGCAAAGACCCAGCTTGGGATCTGGACTGGACAATGCACAAGGCATCCCGCCCACG GATTCTTCCTCTGAGGAGGAACATTCCTTGGATTCTCCTAAGCCGGTGACCTTCAATGTATCTCAGAATAAAATTCGGGAGATTCTCCAGAACCTGGAAGAAATTCAGGAGAAACTACAAGGGTGTGTCCCATGGAGAGGACCCCCTAGAGAGCACGTTCAGG AAATGACATCTTCCTTATCCCTGCTGCCTGACCAGAGGTGTCCTGTACCCAGGAAAGCGTCGCACTTTTCCCTGT GGGCCATCAGTCCAACCTTTGACCTGGGGAGCATCTCCTGTAACCTGGAGGTTTCCAACAATCTCCGGAGAGTGACTGTGTCTCGTGGTCTGCACGCCTATCACTGGAGTCCCAAGAGATTTTCAATCAGCCAGGTCTTCTGTTCTCAGGCCCTCTCTTCTGGACGGAAGTACTGGGAAGTGGACACTAGGAACTGCAGCCACTGGGCTGTCGGGGTGGCTTCTTGGAGCATGAAGCGGGACGGGATGCTGGGAAGGACTATGGACTCCTGGTGTATAGAGTGGAGAGGGCCTGACCAGTTCTCTGCTTGGGCCAAGATGAAGAAAACAGACTTGCAGTCGGGCCTCCCTGAGGTTGTGGGCGTGTGGCTGGACCTGGAGTCAGAGAAGCTTGCCTTCTATGCAGTGGCTGATCGGGAGAGGCTCCTGTATGAGTGTGAGGTGTCCAGTTCCTCTCCTCTGCATCCTGCCTTCTGGCTGTATGGCTTAAGTCCTGGAAACTACCTGGAAATAAAGCAACTAAACACATGA